Within Thermofilaceae archaeon, the genomic segment AGAACCTGAAGCGCGCACTATCGCTGCTCGACCAGTCGAGCGCAGACCTAAACGTCTTCCCCGAGTACCTGATGGGGGTCGGCAGCGAGGGAGTGACGGCCACCTACGTTCGCTCGCTGGCCGAGCCCCTGGACGGGGAGTTCGCGGGCAGCCTGATCGACAAGTCGAGGGAGAGGGGTTTTGCCGTTGCCTTCACGATGTACCTGCAGGAGGGCGACGGGGTCTACAACGCCGCCGTTCTCGCGGACCGGGGAAGGGTGGCCGCCGTGTACAGGAAGATCCACCTCTTCGACGCGTACGGCTACAGGGAGTCCAGGATCTTCTCACCAGGCTCCGAGCTCGCCGTAGCGGGGATCGGCGAGTTCACGGCTGGGCTAGCCGTCTGCTTCGACTTGCGCTTCCCAGAGATGTTTAGGGCGATGATGCTGAGGGGCGTAGACCTATTCCTCGTACCAGCCGCCTGGTACAAGGGGCCCTACAAGCTGGAGCAGTGGAGGGCTCTC encodes:
- a CDS encoding carbon-nitrogen hydrolase family protein; protein product: MRIRVFQVAVKPEKRENLKRALSLLDQSSADLNVFPEYLMGVGSEGVTATYVRSLAEPLDGEFAGSLIDKSRERGFAVAFTMYLQEGDGVYNAAVLADRGRVAAVYRKIHLFDAYGYRESRIFSPGSELAVAGIGEFTAGLAVCFDLRFPEMFRAMMLRGVDLFLVPAAWYKGPYKLEQWRALTAARAHENLAYLVAANQVGESFTGHSVVVSPWGCPLAELGESEAFAEVDVEKGEVEQARRAVPVRQLLKLDLYHRWTKVVE